In Blastopirellula sediminis, the following proteins share a genomic window:
- a CDS encoding formylglycine-generating enzyme family protein — MRIAVACSILILLFAAPAAGETLGIAKTKPVAGPYVEVDGGYMVPYQMQIPGTKATLSMVPVPGGTHVMGTGDSTYQVTIEPFWMAKTETTWGQYQEFMQLYDLFQRFEQAGVRPVTDDNKIDAVTTPTPLCSRRIAFENGEDPQQAAVTMTQYAAMQFSKWISGVTGQQYRLPSEAEWEHAALGGAAGPYSFGDAEKLGDYAWYVENAEEAQHKVAEKAPNQYGLYDMQGNVWEWVLDAYVEEPSAKLSGKTLTVAEAIQWSSEPYPLCLKGGSWDDGPEACKITAKLGSDDEEWKTFDPNLPRSPWWFTNYPATCVGFRVIRPLRPLPQQQMIRYWEPSAVVTKLDVAERLKGSRGVIGLVDEKLPEAIEKAKN; from the coding sequence ATGAGAATCGCAGTTGCCTGTTCGATCTTAATCTTGTTGTTCGCTGCGCCAGCGGCTGGGGAGACGCTCGGCATCGCCAAGACCAAGCCGGTTGCAGGTCCGTATGTCGAGGTCGACGGCGGTTACATGGTTCCGTACCAGATGCAGATCCCTGGAACGAAGGCGACGTTGTCGATGGTCCCCGTGCCGGGCGGAACGCACGTAATGGGAACCGGCGACTCCACCTATCAGGTCACGATCGAGCCGTTCTGGATGGCGAAGACCGAGACGACTTGGGGGCAGTACCAAGAGTTCATGCAGCTGTACGACCTGTTCCAGAGGTTTGAGCAGGCGGGCGTTCGCCCGGTTACCGACGACAACAAGATTGACGCGGTGACGACGCCGACTCCTCTTTGTTCGCGCCGCATCGCGTTTGAAAACGGCGAGGATCCGCAGCAAGCGGCGGTGACCATGACGCAGTACGCCGCGATGCAGTTCAGCAAATGGATCAGCGGCGTGACCGGCCAGCAGTATCGACTGCCGAGCGAAGCGGAATGGGAACATGCGGCGCTCGGAGGAGCGGCAGGGCCTTATTCGTTTGGCGATGCCGAAAAGCTGGGAGACTACGCGTGGTATGTCGAGAACGCCGAAGAGGCTCAGCACAAAGTGGCGGAGAAGGCGCCGAACCAATATGGCCTGTACGACATGCAGGGGAACGTTTGGGAATGGGTGCTCGACGCCTATGTCGAGGAGCCCTCTGCCAAACTGTCCGGTAAGACGCTGACGGTTGCGGAAGCGATTCAATGGTCGAGCGAGCCCTACCCACTTTGTTTGAAGGGGGGATCGTGGGACGATGGGCCGGAAGCGTGCAAGATCACCGCGAAGCTCGGCTCGGATGATGAGGAGTGGAAAACTTTCGATCCGAATCTTCCGCGTAGCCCCTGGTGGTTTACCAACTATCCGGCGACCTGCGTCGGTTTTCGGGTGATTCGCCCACTGCGACCGCTACCGCAGCAGCAAATGATCCGGTACTGGGAGCCCTCGGCGGTAGTGACGAAGCTGGACGTTGCTGAGCGTCTGAAGGGGAGTCGCGGGGTTATTGGCCTGGTCGACGAGAAGTTGCCGGAAGCGATCGAGAAAGCCAAGAATTAG
- a CDS encoding sulfite exporter TauE/SafE family protein: MSAIALLYGAIVGLSLGLTGGGGAIFAVPLLVYGMGVSMYEAVGISLAAVGATSLIGFLTRWRHGDVEIRTGLLFAVAGMIGAPIGTLVAGRMSEALLLGLFAVLMLIIAVRLWQKAATPQVTCETGGDERQPTCRRDASGQLQLTSRCAMMLSFVGLVTGVLSGMFGVGGGFVIVPALIFFTNMSIHKAVGASLMVIAIVSVSGVTSHLLVGRSIEPVLTMLFIAGGVGGLFAGQAIGRRLSGPALQKGFAVAIVAVAMFVIAKTLMA; the protein is encoded by the coding sequence ATGTCGGCGATTGCACTGCTTTATGGAGCTATCGTCGGTCTGTCGCTGGGACTGACCGGCGGTGGCGGCGCGATCTTCGCGGTTCCGTTGCTGGTCTACGGAATGGGCGTTTCGATGTACGAGGCGGTCGGCATTTCGCTGGCCGCCGTCGGCGCGACTTCGCTGATCGGTTTTCTTACACGGTGGCGGCACGGCGATGTGGAGATCCGGACCGGACTCCTCTTCGCCGTTGCCGGTATGATCGGCGCACCGATCGGCACGTTGGTCGCCGGGCGGATGAGCGAAGCGCTCTTGCTGGGGCTGTTCGCCGTGCTGATGCTAATCATCGCCGTTCGCTTGTGGCAAAAGGCGGCGACGCCGCAGGTCACCTGCGAAACCGGCGGCGACGAGCGTCAGCCGACATGTCGTCGCGACGCCAGCGGTCAGTTGCAACTCACCTCGCGGTGCGCGATGATGCTGTCGTTCGTCGGCTTGGTGACCGGCGTGTTGAGCGGGATGTTCGGCGTTGGGGGTGGCTTCGTGATCGTGCCGGCGCTGATCTTCTTCACCAACATGTCGATCCACAAAGCGGTTGGTGCGTCGCTGATGGTGATCGCCATCGTCAGCGTCTCGGGCGTGACGTCGCACCTGCTGGTGGGACGCTCGATCGAACCCGTCCTGACGATGCTGTTCATCGCCGGCGGTGTCGGCGGACTGTTCGCCGGTCAGGCGATCGGCCGACGGTTGTCTGGTCCAGCGCTGCAAAAAGGCTTTGCGGTGGCGATCGTCGCAGTGGCGATGTTCGTGATCGCGAAGACGCTGATGGCGTAG
- a CDS encoding ArsR/SmtB family transcription factor yields the protein MATAKLKLTTLESLGQAAECLRILAHPHRLRMVQMLLQGDYTVGELAESCEIPSPMASEHLRLMQRCGFLASQKDGRKVYYSVAEPHLQDILHCIESRFGVEATS from the coding sequence ATGGCTACGGCGAAATTGAAATTAACGACGCTCGAGTCGCTGGGACAAGCGGCCGAATGCTTGCGCATTTTGGCGCACCCCCATCGTCTCCGCATGGTGCAGATGCTGCTGCAGGGAGATTACACGGTTGGCGAGTTGGCCGAATCGTGCGAGATCCCCAGCCCGATGGCTTCGGAGCATTTGCGGCTGATGCAGCGCTGCGGCTTTTTGGCGAGTCAGAAAGATGGCCGCAAGGTCTACTACTCGGTCGCTGAACCGCACCTGCAAGATATTTTGCACTGCATCGAAAGTCGATTTGGAGTCGAGGCGACGTCGTAA
- a CDS encoding SGNH/GDSL hydrolase family protein produces the protein MKIFLRSLLLLALFATAAHAQAPANTEPTNAEEAAAKKAKEEAEIDAKYQAWVQTLTPERQAWEKTLQAELGNFYLPIHKKEKVQGRSNAWDFVADDPKLPRILLIGDSVSRAYTQTVRKELAGIANVHRAPANCGPTATGLKKLDVWLGDGKWDVIHFNFGIHDRNTPLEDYKERLTQLVEQMKESGAKVVWASTTPIPDVEAKKYFAKSIVDRNRVAAEVMKEQGVITDDLFAAITPRLAELQNQDDVHFSGPGNEFLGQQVALFLKANLSQVYKLSARASELDPAAAEHPEIGFIFKDDKGKPQDVQNAIVDTRVPQRGQLVIWLMGHNGVLFDRIASYGLHAIQPHYANRWFGMIDGKNRDDGESLGKIRLEAATGEDFSPIVDIPKADGMKTRALHFVKYLAKENPEGNWGQFLNEDQSDLLWDKVIMAGASHGSTTSARFAKHQKVARVVMFCGPRDQLDSWQGLPSATPENRYFGFSHVLDGGWSGDHYCRSWIMLGLAKFGPIVNVDQVPYPYESSRRLITDADVKGNANRAHSSVVPGGSAVKGPDGQFIHEDVWRYLFTYPVDEVGEAVEPETDCMLDLRK, from the coding sequence ATGAAGATCTTCCTCCGCTCGCTGTTGCTTCTTGCTCTCTTCGCCACGGCCGCGCACGCCCAGGCGCCGGCCAATACCGAACCGACCAACGCCGAGGAAGCGGCGGCGAAGAAGGCGAAAGAAGAAGCCGAGATCGACGCCAAGTATCAAGCGTGGGTTCAAACTTTGACGCCCGAGCGGCAAGCGTGGGAGAAGACGCTCCAGGCCGAACTAGGCAATTTCTATTTGCCGATTCACAAGAAGGAAAAGGTTCAAGGGCGATCGAACGCGTGGGACTTTGTCGCGGACGATCCGAAGCTCCCCCGCATTCTGCTGATCGGCGATTCGGTCTCGCGGGCCTACACGCAAACGGTTCGCAAAGAACTGGCCGGCATCGCCAACGTGCATCGTGCGCCGGCCAACTGCGGCCCGACGGCGACCGGGCTGAAGAAGCTCGACGTTTGGCTCGGCGACGGCAAGTGGGATGTGATTCACTTCAACTTCGGGATTCACGATCGCAACACGCCGCTGGAAGACTACAAAGAGCGGCTGACGCAGTTGGTTGAGCAGATGAAAGAGAGCGGCGCCAAGGTCGTTTGGGCCAGCACCACGCCGATTCCGGATGTCGAAGCGAAGAAGTACTTCGCCAAGTCGATCGTTGACCGTAATCGAGTCGCCGCCGAAGTGATGAAAGAGCAGGGGGTGATCACCGACGATCTCTTCGCCGCGATCACGCCGCGACTGGCCGAACTGCAGAATCAGGACGACGTTCACTTTAGCGGCCCCGGCAACGAGTTCCTCGGCCAACAGGTCGCACTGTTTCTGAAGGCCAACCTGTCGCAGGTTTACAAGCTGTCGGCCCGCGCCAGCGAACTTGATCCGGCCGCCGCCGAGCATCCCGAGATCGGCTTCATCTTCAAAGACGACAAAGGGAAACCGCAGGATGTTCAGAACGCGATCGTCGACACTCGCGTGCCGCAGCGCGGGCAACTGGTGATCTGGCTGATGGGGCACAACGGGGTGCTGTTCGATCGGATCGCGAGCTACGGACTACATGCGATTCAACCCCATTACGCCAATCGCTGGTTCGGCATGATCGACGGCAAGAACCGGGACGACGGCGAGAGCCTGGGCAAGATTCGTCTCGAAGCGGCGACCGGCGAAGATTTCAGCCCGATCGTCGACATTCCGAAAGCTGACGGGATGAAGACGCGGGCCCTCCACTTCGTGAAGTACTTGGCGAAAGAAAACCCAGAAGGAAACTGGGGGCAGTTTCTGAACGAAGATCAGTCCGACCTGCTGTGGGACAAAGTGATCATGGCCGGCGCTTCGCACGGCTCGACCACTTCGGCCCGGTTCGCCAAGCATCAGAAGGTCGCCCGCGTCGTGATGTTCTGCGGACCGCGAGATCAACTCGACTCGTGGCAAGGCTTGCCCTCGGCGACTCCGGAGAACCGCTACTTCGGCTTTAGCCACGTCCTGGACGGCGGCTGGTCCGGCGACCACTACTGCCGCTCGTGGATCATGCTTGGCCTGGCCAAGTTCGGCCCGATCGTCAACGTCGACCAGGTTCCCTATCCGTACGAGTCGTCCCGCCGTCTGATCACTGACGCCGACGTGAAAGGGAACGCCAACCGGGCTCACAGCAGCGTCGTCCCCGGCGGATCGGCCGTCAAAGGCCCCGACGGCCAGTTCATTCACGAAGATGTCTGGCGTTACCTCTTCACCTACCCGGTCGATGAAGTGGGCGAAGCCGTCGAGCCGGAAACGGACTGCATGCTCGATCTGAGAAAGTAG
- a CDS encoding formylglycine-generating enzyme family protein translates to MRIAIAGAILLLTIAAPVAAEETLGIVKEKPTEGFFVEIDGGYMVPYEMQIPGTEVKLAMVPVPGGTHVMGTGDSAYRVKIEPFWMAQTETTWGQYHEFMQLHDLFKKFKRAKVRLVTDENKIDAVTVPTPLRDRICSDALPFDNGDNPQQVAVTMTQYAAMQFSKWLSRLTGQQYRLPSEAEWEHAALGGTVGPYSCGGVDKLQDYAWYVANADEKLHQVGGKLPNQYGLYDMQGNVWEWVLDAYVAAPPAELSGKTLTVAEAIEWPIEPYPLCLKGGSWDDGPEACKVAAKLGSDDEEWKMHDPNIPLSPWWFTNYPANCVGFRVIRPLQRLPNEAMVRYWEPSAAETKRDIIDRVTGQWGEIGLVDEKLPEAMKKAHQE, encoded by the coding sequence ATGCGAATTGCGATTGCCGGTGCGATCTTACTGCTGACTATCGCCGCGCCCGTGGCGGCGGAAGAAACGTTGGGGATCGTCAAGGAAAAGCCGACGGAAGGTTTCTTTGTAGAGATCGACGGCGGCTACATGGTTCCGTATGAAATGCAGATCCCGGGAACCGAAGTCAAGTTGGCGATGGTCCCCGTGCCAGGCGGAACGCACGTGATGGGAACCGGCGACTCCGCTTATCGCGTCAAGATCGAGCCGTTCTGGATGGCGCAGACCGAGACGACATGGGGGCAGTACCACGAGTTCATGCAGCTGCATGACCTGTTCAAAAAATTCAAGCGAGCGAAAGTTCGTCTCGTTACCGACGAAAACAAAATCGATGCGGTTACGGTTCCGACTCCCCTTCGCGATCGCATTTGCTCGGATGCGTTGCCGTTTGATAACGGAGACAACCCGCAGCAGGTGGCGGTGACGATGACGCAGTACGCCGCGATGCAGTTCAGTAAATGGCTAAGTCGCTTGACCGGCCAACAATATCGACTGCCGAGCGAAGCGGAATGGGAACATGCGGCGCTCGGCGGAACGGTTGGTCCTTATTCGTGTGGAGGCGTCGATAAACTGCAGGACTATGCGTGGTATGTCGCGAACGCTGACGAAAAGCTGCATCAAGTCGGTGGGAAGTTGCCGAACCAATATGGTCTGTACGACATGCAGGGGAACGTTTGGGAATGGGTGCTCGACGCCTATGTCGCGGCGCCTCCGGCCGAACTGTCGGGCAAGACGCTCACGGTAGCGGAAGCGATCGAGTGGCCGATCGAGCCATATCCGCTTTGTTTAAAAGGGGGATCGTGGGACGATGGTCCGGAAGCGTGCAAAGTCGCTGCAAAGCTTGGCTCGGATGATGAGGAGTGGAAAATGCACGATCCGAACATTCCGCTTAGTCCCTGGTGGTTCACCAACTATCCGGCGAACTGCGTTGGTTTTCGGGTGATTCGCCCGTTGCAGCGGTTGCCCAACGAGGCGATGGTCCGGTACTGGGAACCATCAGCCGCAGAGACGAAGCGGGATATTATCGATCGTGTGACCGGCCAGTGGGGCGAAATTGGCCTGGTCGATGAGAAACTGCCGGAAGCGATGAAGAAAGCGCACCAAGAATAA
- a CDS encoding MBL fold metallo-hydrolase: MLLKYFYDPALAHASYLVGCQKSGEAIVIDPGRNVQPYLDAAKANGMRIVGAAETHIHADFVSGSRELADRTGATLYLSDEGPADWKYLYVDKVNAQLLKDGDAFYVGNVKLQTMHTPGHTPEHISFVLTDEGGGATEPMGIFTGDFVFVGSIGRPDLLETAAGVVGSAEKGARQLFHSVERFRSLPDYLQLWPAHGAGSACGKGLGAIPSSTVGYEKKFNPALQYDDEQEFVDYILADQPETPFYFAVMKRVNKEGPELLSELPKVAPVDPMVIKSIAKKNLVIDITPSAQFGEAHVPGTINIPAKMMAQWAGFFVNYEEPIYLVADADSLPGCLTSLRSIGIDLVSGYFDMQAVRTAGLRDESYANATPADLQAAIDGKHAVLLDVRSETEFQQGHIPGAQHRFLGKLLRNMGDLDDSQSYIVQCQSGGRSAIAASLLQRAGLDVTNMSGGYLAWNAAEFPVLHSWSGAGI; this comes from the coding sequence ATGTTACTCAAATACTTTTACGATCCGGCGCTCGCTCATGCGTCTTACCTGGTCGGCTGCCAAAAGTCGGGGGAAGCGATCGTGATCGATCCAGGCCGCAACGTGCAGCCCTATCTCGACGCCGCCAAGGCCAACGGCATGCGGATTGTCGGCGCCGCCGAAACGCACATCCACGCCGACTTCGTCTCCGGCTCGCGAGAACTGGCTGATCGGACCGGTGCAACCCTTTATCTGTCGGACGAAGGCCCGGCCGATTGGAAGTACCTGTATGTCGACAAGGTGAACGCGCAGTTGCTGAAAGATGGCGACGCGTTCTACGTCGGCAACGTGAAACTGCAGACGATGCATACCCCGGGACACACGCCGGAACATATCTCGTTCGTCCTGACCGACGAAGGGGGCGGCGCGACCGAACCGATGGGGATCTTCACCGGCGATTTCGTGTTCGTCGGCTCGATTGGTCGTCCGGACTTGCTCGAAACGGCGGCCGGCGTGGTCGGCAGCGCTGAAAAAGGCGCCCGGCAGTTGTTCCACTCGGTCGAACGTTTCCGGTCTCTTCCCGACTACTTGCAGTTGTGGCCAGCCCACGGCGCCGGCAGCGCTTGCGGCAAGGGTTTGGGGGCGATTCCGTCGAGCACCGTCGGTTACGAGAAGAAGTTCAATCCGGCCTTGCAGTACGACGACGAACAAGAGTTCGTCGACTACATCCTGGCCGATCAGCCGGAGACGCCGTTCTACTTCGCCGTGATGAAGCGAGTGAACAAGGAAGGTCCGGAACTGTTGTCCGAATTGCCGAAGGTCGCCCCGGTTGATCCGATGGTGATCAAGTCGATCGCCAAGAAGAACCTGGTGATCGACATCACGCCGTCGGCTCAGTTCGGCGAAGCGCACGTCCCGGGGACGATCAACATCCCGGCCAAGATGATGGCTCAGTGGGCCGGCTTCTTCGTCAACTACGAAGAGCCGATTTACCTGGTCGCTGACGCCGATTCGCTGCCGGGTTGCTTGACTTCGCTTCGTTCGATCGGCATCGACCTGGTGAGCGGCTACTTCGACATGCAAGCGGTTCGCACGGCGGGCCTGCGAGACGAGTCGTACGCCAATGCGACGCCGGCCGATTTGCAAGCGGCGATTGACGGGAAACATGCGGTCTTGCTCGACGTCCGGTCAGAAACCGAATTTCAGCAAGGTCACATCCCGGGCGCCCAGCACCGGTTCCTCGGCAAGTTGCTGCGGAACATGGGAGACCTCGACGATTCGCAGTCGTACATCGTTCAGTGCCAAAGCGGCGGGCGATCGGCGATTGCGGCGAGTCTGCTGCAGCGAGCCGGATTGGATGTGACGAACATGAGCGGCGGATACCTGGCGTGGAACGCCGCGGAATTTCCGGTGCTGCACAGCTGGTCAGGCGCGGGCATCTAA